A window of Diabrotica virgifera virgifera chromosome 9, PGI_DIABVI_V3a contains these coding sequences:
- the LOC114344527 gene encoding uncharacterized protein LOC114344527: protein MNRSPDSPTYDSDIDPEYFPESDSSEDEIKEYYNHEDEFLEITENIPQNSKYLEIKDSNQTHIKKNIPKILQNLIIMPQNFITESTERPQMLTVSDIPTLF, encoded by the exons ATGAACAGATCTCCAGACTCTCCAACATACGATAGCGATATTGATCCAGAATATTTTCCAGAATCGGATAGTAGTGAAGACGAAATAAAG gaATATTATAATCACGAAGATGAATTTCTAGAAATTACTGAAAATATCCCTCAGAATTCTAAATATTTGGAAATAAAAGACAGCAATCaaacacatattaaaaaaaatattccaAAG ATTCTTCAAAATTTAATCATAATGCCGCAAAACTTTATCACTGAAAGTACAGAAAGGCCGCAAATGTTAACAGTAAGTGACATACCTACTTtgttttaa
- the LOC126891018 gene encoding uncharacterized protein LOC126891018: MKALEQTSSSPGENISTEVYNNNETINVKTEKYKRKKDTCYYCETDVNNFVRHLQRNHSCELEVQRILSKEKKSKERRELVSLLKKKGNFIKNSQECVKPVKQGLQPSQSFLPCSNCLGFYRSKFLYRHRKICLGGQSSRHSQAEGQNFLLKNVKKIDQRLKDEVFPRMRPDKISLEAKNDFLICAFGARYLKIHREKHHITVTSRKMRELSRILIEFKKIKACTSNLFEALKPKFYDDLVDATKLVSKYDTEKDLFFSPTYALNIGTSLKQCCDIALHMISKMEPTIETANCESNLKTLINLFQSNWRFDISNRAGNDLNLKKFNKITIVPLASDLKLLKQHLVTEADKALQRLKIDSHNVAAYNTLLETIFCRVILLNRKRPGELQRMLLDTYEKSEKKNDSYEEFKEVVTETEKILLKNMKRIVIRGKRGRGVPVIFSTDIQNHIKEILKVRSNFVKDDNPYLFGRSSHSTPICGYKIIAKYAVSCGAKNPQAITCTRLRKHLATLTQLFNLSDNEIEQLSTFMGHTSAVHKNSYRLPDDVYQTAKISKLLILMEKGEAGGQKGKTLDDISIDLDQNLLEDESCEESDDPEKNDFNDFKKVNVTEDIKKDETIETIPFVPKKKRLLTPWTTEQKNIVKAYFSKYINQKRAPKRYECEELRSLHPQLFLNKNWLKIKVFVQNQYLKKGT; encoded by the exons atgaaGGCTCtg gaGCAAACTTCAAGTAGCCCAGGAGAGAATATAAGTACTGAAGTTTACAATAATAATGAAACAATCAATgttaaaactgaaaaatataaaagaaaaaaagatacGTGTTATTACTGTGAAACGGATGTGAACAATTTTGTAAGACACTTACAGAGAAATCATTCTTGTGAACTAGAAGTCCAACGTATACTATCAAAGGAAAAGAAATCCAAAGAAAGGAGAGAATTAGTTTCACTTCtaaagaaaaaaggaaatttcattaaaaattcaCAAGAATGTGTAAAGCCGGTTAAGCAAGGACTTCAACCTTCTCAGTCATTTCTACCATGTTCGAACTGTCTAGGGTTTTACCGATCTAAATTTTTATATAGACATAGAAAAATATGTTTAGGTGGTCAATCATCTAGACATTCTCAAGCGGAAGGCCAaaatttcttgttaaaaaatgttaaaaaaattgacCAGCGTTTAAAAGATGAGGTCTTCCCAAGAATGCGGCCAGATAAAATCTCTCTAGAAGCAAAAAATGATTTTCTTATATGTGCATTTGGTGCTAGATACCTTAAGATTCATCGCGAAAAACATCACATTACTGTTACGAGTCGAAAGATGAGAGAGCTATCTAGGATTTTAATAGAATTCAAGAAAATTAAGGCTTGTACAAGTAACCTATTTGAAGCTCTCAAACCGAAATTCTATGACGACTTAGTAGACGCTACGAAATTGGTATCAAAATATGATACagaaaaagatttatttttttctccCACCTATGCATTAAACATAGGAACGTCCTTAAAACAATGTTGTGACATTGCGTTACACATGATCTCAAAAATGGAACCAACCATTGAAACAGCTAATTGTGAATCAAATctgaaaacattaataaatttgtTTCAATCAAATTGGCGATTTGATATATCAAACCGGGCTGGTAATGACCTTAatttaaagaaatttaataaaattactaTTGTACCTCTCGCCAGCGACCTAAAATTACTCAAGCAACATTTAGTTACAGAAGCGGATAAGGCATTACAACGACTCAAAATAGATTCACATAATGTTGCTGCTTACAATACTCTATTAGAAACGATATTTTGCAGAGTTATACTTTTAAACAGAAAAAGACCAGGTGAATTGCAAAGAATGCTTTTGGATACCTATGAGAAATCTGAAAAGAAAAATGACAGTTATGAGGAATTTAAAGAAGTTGTTACcgaaacagaaaaaatattattaaaaaatatgaagCGAATTGTCATAAGGGGTAAACGGGGACGAGGTGTTCCGGTTATATTTAGCACTGACATACAAAATCACATCAAAGAAATATTAAAAGTTAGATCTAATTTTGTAAAAGATGACAACCCTTATTTATTTGGCAGATCAAGTCACTCTACGCCTATCTGTGGATATAAAATAATTGCCAAATATGCTGTTTCTTGTGGTGCTAAAAATCCTCAAGCCATAACTTGCACTAGATTACGAAAACATCTAGCAACGCTTACACAGTTATTTAACTTAAGTGATAATGAAATTGAACAATTGTCCACATTTATGGGACACACATCTGCCGTTCATAAAAACTCTTATCGATTACcagacgatgtgtaccaaacggcgaAGATTTCTAAATTACTAATCTTAATGGAAAAGGGTGAAGCCGGAGGGCAGAAAGGAAAAACATTAGACGATATATCTATAGATTTGGACCAAAATCTTTTAGAAGATGAATCTTGTGAGGAAAGTGATGATccagaaaaaaatgattttaacgattttaaaaaagttaatgtAACGGAAGATATAAAAAAAGACGAAACAATAGAGACAATACCATTTGTACCCAAAAAGAAAAGACTACTAACTCCCTGGACAACTGAACAAAAAAACATTGTTAAAGCTtacttttcaaaatatataaatCAAAAACGGGCACCAAAACGGTATGAGTGTGAAGAATTAAGATCTTTGCATCCGCAAttatttcttaataaaaattggttaaaaataaaAGTGTTTGtgcaaaatcaatatttaaaaaaaggtaCATAA